A genomic region of Anas acuta chromosome 1, bAnaAcu1.1, whole genome shotgun sequence contains the following coding sequences:
- the N6AMT1 gene encoding methyltransferase N6AMT1 isoform X2 — protein MAVPAVPTPRYEHVCRFGEVYAPAEDTFLLLDALERDAAGLRDAGCTDINPMAAYCTLETALLNNVHLQPVITDLVNGLSPRLNGKVDLLLFNPPYVVTPSEEVKSHGIEASWAGGKRGREVMDRVFPLVADLLSPGGLFYLVTIKENNPDEILETMKKHGLEGTRALSRQAGQEMLTILKFRKPG, from the exons ATGGCGGTGCCCGCGGTGCCCACGCCGCGCTACGAGCACGTGTGCCGGTTCGGGGAGGTGTACGCGCCCGCCGAGGACACCTTCCTGCTGCTCGACGCGCTGGAGCGCGACGCGGCGGGACTGCGGGACGCCGG atgtACAGATATCAATCCAATGGCAGCTTACTGTACACTGGAGACAGCTCTGCTCAACAATGTTCACCTTCAGCCAGTCATTACTGACTTG GTCAATGGATTGTCACCGAGATTAAATGGGAAAGTTGATCTACTGCTCTTTAATCCGCCATATGTGGTAACACCCTCTGAAGAG GTGAAAAGCCATGGAATAGAGGCATCCTGGGCTGGTGGCAAAAGGGGCAGAGAAGTAATGGACAGAGTTTTTCCACTAGTGGCAGACTTGCTTTCACCAGGAGGATTATTCTACTTGGTcacaattaaagaaaataatccag ATGAAATTCTGGAAACAATGAAGAAGCACGGCTTAGAAGGCACACGAGCACTTTCCAGACAAGCAGGACAAGAGATGCTTACTATCCTCAAATTTAGGAAACCTGGATAA
- the N6AMT1 gene encoding methyltransferase N6AMT1 isoform X1 produces the protein MAVPAVPTPRYEHVCRFGEVYAPAEDTFLLLDALERDAAGLRDAGIDICLEIGSGSGVVSTFLASIIGSSALYLCTDINPMAAYCTLETALLNNVHLQPVITDLVNGLSPRLNGKVDLLLFNPPYVVTPSEEVKSHGIEASWAGGKRGREVMDRVFPLVADLLSPGGLFYLVTIKENNPDEILETMKKHGLEGTRALSRQAGQEMLTILKFRKPG, from the exons ATGGCGGTGCCCGCGGTGCCCACGCCGCGCTACGAGCACGTGTGCCGGTTCGGGGAGGTGTACGCGCCCGCCGAGGACACCTTCCTGCTGCTCGACGCGCTGGAGCGCGACGCGGCGGGACTGCGGGACGCCGG aATTGACATCTGCCTTGAGATAGGGTCAGGATCCGGTGTGGTTTCGACGTTTCTAGCTTCCATTATTGGATCCAGCGCACTCTACTT atgtACAGATATCAATCCAATGGCAGCTTACTGTACACTGGAGACAGCTCTGCTCAACAATGTTCACCTTCAGCCAGTCATTACTGACTTG GTCAATGGATTGTCACCGAGATTAAATGGGAAAGTTGATCTACTGCTCTTTAATCCGCCATATGTGGTAACACCCTCTGAAGAG GTGAAAAGCCATGGAATAGAGGCATCCTGGGCTGGTGGCAAAAGGGGCAGAGAAGTAATGGACAGAGTTTTTCCACTAGTGGCAGACTTGCTTTCACCAGGAGGATTATTCTACTTGGTcacaattaaagaaaataatccag ATGAAATTCTGGAAACAATGAAGAAGCACGGCTTAGAAGGCACACGAGCACTTTCCAGACAAGCAGGACAAGAGATGCTTACTATCCTCAAATTTAGGAAACCTGGATAA